One genomic window of Bradyrhizobium sp. CCGE-LA001 includes the following:
- a CDS encoding DUF3088 domain-containing protein codes for MMPKDQLFLLEQPFSDPAFPGQQFCCWQCSLLEGVLSAFPSCATRLDVFRIAWAKPRAALIERLGQDHQSAPVLIFDKGSPTPKSAKYANGFAYVTDPCSILQLLAMRHGFPVPHP; via the coding sequence ATGATGCCAAAAGATCAGCTGTTTCTTTTAGAACAACCTTTTTCAGATCCTGCATTTCCCGGACAGCAATTCTGTTGCTGGCAATGCTCGCTGCTGGAAGGGGTGCTGTCCGCGTTTCCAAGCTGCGCTACGAGACTCGATGTTTTTCGAATTGCGTGGGCCAAGCCACGAGCCGCTCTCATCGAGAGGCTCGGCCAGGATCATCAGTCAGCGCCGGTTCTCATTTTCGATAAGGGAAGTCCTACGCCGAAGAGCGCGAAGTACGCGAACGGGTTCGCCTATGTCACCGATCCGTGTTCGATCCTCCAGCTTTTAGCCATGCGCCACGGATTTCCGGTCCCTCATCCGTGA
- a CDS encoding MFS transporter, producing the protein MSEASARQLVYLSHLMIQIGSWAFRIGILIDLVQSGMSAAGAGVAVMFAPIIFGSLFLSPLVDRSDPITAMMIVNAVRICALLSIFYVDGPDAILSYACMAVLSLVQPVHLSAEVSFFRRTMSEGRMISVLRNIANIDWLTYLLGMFAGAALAEKLHLRGVLALNLLAVCLSLMMLFAVKQHFKRLRSASETSSSSGTILDLAPLYPAFFAVVLLNLGAGIINVYPAIRATAGGVLDKGVLLSIVLINGVLALLGTLAAKPIFNWMGALPTIAGAALLLATCLAVMSLDAGLSVVIASSSAMLGFGQIFAVAAHTHMVSTVSLDRAGRLSGLFQCCTCSGAMGNGIVVSLLGDRLPFGIIVLICAASAFLAFAVAIFAIVRSGHPQVSCPVDR; encoded by the coding sequence ATGAGTGAGGCGAGCGCACGGCAGCTGGTCTATCTGTCGCATCTGATGATTCAGATCGGCAGCTGGGCTTTCCGAATAGGCATCCTGATCGACCTCGTTCAATCCGGTATGAGTGCCGCCGGTGCTGGCGTTGCGGTCATGTTTGCTCCTATCATCTTTGGGAGCCTCTTCTTATCCCCGCTAGTCGACAGAAGTGATCCGATCACCGCCATGATGATCGTCAATGCAGTGCGAATATGCGCGCTGCTGTCCATCTTCTACGTGGACGGGCCCGATGCCATTTTGAGCTATGCTTGCATGGCCGTCCTGAGCTTGGTCCAGCCCGTCCACCTCTCCGCAGAAGTATCGTTCTTCCGTCGAACCATGTCAGAAGGCCGCATGATTTCAGTGCTGCGCAACATCGCCAATATCGATTGGCTTACCTATCTGCTCGGAATGTTTGCAGGTGCCGCATTAGCTGAGAAGTTGCATTTGCGAGGCGTTCTAGCGCTCAACTTATTGGCGGTCTGCCTATCCCTGATGATGCTCTTTGCCGTCAAGCAGCATTTCAAAAGGCTTCGGTCAGCGTCTGAAACGTCGTCGTCGTCCGGAACCATCCTGGATTTGGCACCGCTCTATCCCGCATTCTTTGCGGTCGTTCTTCTCAATCTCGGCGCGGGCATCATCAATGTTTATCCGGCAATACGCGCCACAGCCGGAGGAGTTCTGGACAAAGGTGTTCTACTGAGTATCGTGTTGATCAATGGCGTTTTGGCCCTGCTGGGAACCCTAGCCGCCAAGCCGATCTTCAACTGGATGGGGGCTTTGCCAACCATCGCAGGGGCCGCATTGCTGCTCGCCACATGCCTTGCGGTCATGTCACTCGATGCTGGGCTGTCGGTGGTGATCGCGTCAAGCAGCGCAATGCTTGGCTTCGGCCAAATATTTGCGGTTGCCGCTCACACGCACATGGTTTCGACGGTGTCTCTGGATCGAGCCGGTCGCCTTTCCGGTCTATTTCAATGTTGTACCTGTAGCGGTGCCATGGGAAATGGCATCGTTGTGTCTCTTTTGGGTGATCGGCTCCCTTTCGGCATTATCGTGCTGATATGCGCGGCTAGCGCATTTCTCGCTTTTGCCGTTGCGATCTTCGCCATCGTCAGATCTGGGCATCCTCAAGTTTCGTGTCCTGTCGATCGATAG